The following are encoded together in the Pithys albifrons albifrons isolate INPA30051 chromosome 5, PitAlb_v1, whole genome shotgun sequence genome:
- the CHRNA9 gene encoding neuronal acetylcholine receptor subunit alpha-9 isoform X2, producing MKRKSLSSCNVSVGLLFTAMMLKAVESAKGKYAHMLFNELFEDYSNALIPVEDTDKVLNVTLQITLSQIKDMDERNQILSAYLWIRQSWYDAYLKWDKDKYDGLDSIRIPSNLVWRPDIVLYNKADDDFSEPVNTNVVLRYDGKITWDAPAITKSSCVVDVSYFPFDSQQCNLTFGSWTYNGNQVDIINSLDSGDLSDFVEDVEWEIHGMPAVKNVITYGCCSEPYPDVTFTLILKRKSSFYIFNLLLPCILISFLAPLGFYLPADSGEKVSLGVTVLLALTVFQLMVAEIMPPSENVPLIGKYYIATMTMITASTALTIIIMNLHHCGSEARPVPQWARVVILDYMSKIFFVYDVGENCTSPKREKEEECRLEGDDGCRRRHKEVRSPLSNRNEDSNLREKLNGNLNKSYGIHSENIRETVNCCSCYRMLIKNIEYIANCVRDHKANRAKGIEWKKVAKVMDRFFMWIFFIMVFFMSVLIIGKAA from the exons ATGAAGAGAAAGAGTTTGTCCTCCTGTAACGTGTCTGTGGGGTTGCTGTTCACAGCAATGATGCTCAAAG CTGTAGAATCAGCCAAAGGAAAATATGCTCACATGCTTTTTAATGAACTGTTTGAAGACTACTCCAATGCTCTAATACCAGTGGAAGACACAGATAAAGTACTGAATGTCACCCTTCAGATCACATTGTCCCAAATTAAAGACATG GATGAAAGGAACCAAATTTTGTCAGCTTACTTATGGATTCGACAAAGCTGGTATGATGCATACCTCAAATGGGACAAAGATAAGTATGATGGGTTGGATTCTATCAGGATTCCAAGCAATTTGGTTTGGAGACCAGATATTGTCCTATATAACAA gGCTGATGATGACTTTTCAGAACCAGTGAATACTAACGTTGTGCTGAGATATGATGGAAAAATCACTTGGGATGCACCTGCTATCACGAAGAGCTCATGTGTAGTGGATGtgtcttattttccttttgacagCCAGCAGTGCAACCTTACCTTTGGTTCCTGGACCTATAATGGTAATCAGGTAGACATCATCAATTCTCTTGATAGTGGTGACCTCTCTGACTTTGTAGAAGATGTGGAATGGGAAATTCATGGTATGCCAGCAGTTAAGAATGTCATCACTTatggctgctgctctgagccttATCCAGATGTGACCTTCACACTGATTTTGAAAAGGAAGTCATCTTTCTACATATTTAATCTATTGCTTCCTTGCATTTTGATCTCTTTCCTGGCCCCACTGGGATTCTATCTCCCTGCAGACTCTGGTGAAAAAGTGTCTCTGGGTGTTACTGTTCTTCTTGCTCTGACTGTGTTCCAGCTGATGGTTGCAGAGATCATGCCTCCATCTGAAAACGTACCTTTGATAG GAAAGTATTACATAGCAACTATGACCATGATCACAGCCTCCACTGCATTGACGATCATTATAATGAATCTCCATCATTGTGGCTCAGAAGCAAGGCCTGTTCCACAATGGGCCAGGGTAGTTATTTTGGATTACATGTCAAAAATCTTTTTTGTATATGATGTGGGTGAAAATTGCACAAGTCcgaaaagagagaaggaagaagaatgTAGGTTAGAGGGGGATGATGGGTGTCGAAGGAGGCACAAAGAGGTTAGGAGTCCTCTTTCCAATAGGAATGAGGACTCTAATCTTAGGGAGAAGCTCAATGGAAATTTGAATAAAAGCTATGGAATTCATAGTGAAAATATTAGGGAAACTGTAAATTGCTGTTCCTGTTACAGAATGCTGATTAAAAATATCGAGTATATTG